In one window of Micromonospora cathayae DNA:
- a CDS encoding AfsR/SARP family transcriptional regulator → MPDSILTRTVAPTGIAFRVLGPLQVEGPTGPIRIPPGRQETILACLLMEAGRVVGTDRLLDLIWSEEPPDTARTQIQICVSRIRKSLAEAQVAASVVSRAPGYLLRTEDDAVDLHVFNRQVMASRVLVKEGRVAEAAETLRAAVALWRGPCLAGIPSEALRTRGLRLDEDRLTAIETYLELELGLGRSHELVGEISRLLHEYPLRERLRGQLMLALHRSGRQAEALDVYRAGRQLLADELGLEPGEELRQLENAILAGDPGLYAPGGAPHRPEPVRVRPAVVGPAPATPYGEEKPHQLPADTADFVAREPLLRRVEAALLGGDGQRALGLVVIGGKPGIGKSALATHVAHRLGGERFPDGQLYCDLRGAGAEPVSATDVLGRFLRALGIPGPVIPDGTDERAEMYRTLLASRRMLVVLDDAASERQINPLLPGSSSCAVLVTSRSRLTALPGAQRVELDVLDQEQALELLGRVVGDERVGREPEAAAALVRTVGGLPLALRIVAARLAARPHWTLASMVHRLANERHRLDELAHGEMTMRASLSLTHDGLNRADRRLLRLFSLAEGPTVPGWIAGALLDDHRPFPSDLVEPLVDVQMLDAVAVERTGEFRYRFHEVIRLFAREQLTLHDSPAVQLAATERMVGGWLAIAEKAHARVYGGDYTVLRGTGPRWQPPESYVDRLLVDPVEWLDGEQANLCLAVEQAAQAGLDELCWDLTTTLVTLFESRGYFDLWERTHRRALEATRANDNRRGTAAVLSSLGTMHISRQQPEEARQALGAAREIFDELGDVHGLALCRRDLALLDRQIGEDDRALVLYEHAARDFEKVGDVVGRATVLTQSAYIWMRRGHSAVAHAQLEEALSVFRTVGYAHGEAHALRRAGQVLLQRGEHAQAEQTLTGVLEMVRRSRDIIGEGHLLRNLGEVHAATGRYEQARDAFERALAVREQIMDHGGAAVVRLDLARLLVRFGAGAEAGALLEQAGATFAARGMRHELREAERLLGELATRRPSAP, encoded by the coding sequence ATGCCCGACTCGATCCTCACCAGAACAGTCGCCCCGACCGGGATCGCCTTCCGGGTGCTGGGACCCCTGCAGGTGGAGGGACCGACCGGGCCGATCCGGATCCCGCCGGGCCGGCAGGAGACCATTCTCGCCTGCCTGCTGATGGAGGCGGGCCGGGTGGTGGGCACCGACCGGCTGCTCGACCTGATCTGGAGCGAGGAACCGCCCGACACCGCCCGCACCCAGATCCAGATCTGTGTGTCCCGGATCCGCAAGAGTCTCGCCGAGGCCCAGGTCGCGGCGTCGGTGGTGTCCCGCGCCCCGGGTTACCTGCTGCGCACCGAGGACGACGCGGTGGACCTGCACGTGTTCAACCGGCAGGTGATGGCGTCCCGGGTGCTGGTCAAGGAGGGCCGGGTCGCCGAGGCGGCCGAGACGCTGCGGGCCGCGGTGGCGCTGTGGCGCGGCCCGTGCCTGGCCGGCATCCCGAGCGAGGCGCTGCGCACCCGGGGGCTGCGGCTGGACGAGGACCGGCTGACCGCCATCGAGACGTACCTCGAACTGGAGCTGGGTCTCGGGCGCAGCCACGAGCTGGTCGGCGAGATCAGCCGGTTGCTGCACGAGTACCCGCTGCGGGAGCGGCTGCGCGGGCAGCTGATGCTGGCGCTGCACCGGTCGGGCCGGCAGGCCGAGGCGCTGGACGTGTACCGGGCCGGCCGGCAGCTGCTCGCCGACGAGCTGGGGCTGGAGCCGGGGGAGGAGCTGCGCCAGCTGGAGAACGCCATCCTCGCCGGCGATCCCGGCCTGTACGCCCCCGGTGGTGCCCCGCACCGGCCGGAGCCGGTCCGGGTCCGCCCGGCGGTCGTCGGGCCCGCCCCGGCCACCCCGTACGGCGAGGAGAAGCCGCACCAGCTGCCGGCCGACACGGCGGACTTCGTCGCGCGGGAGCCGCTGCTGCGCCGGGTCGAGGCGGCGCTGCTCGGCGGGGACGGCCAGCGAGCGCTCGGCCTGGTGGTGATCGGCGGCAAGCCCGGCATCGGCAAGAGCGCCCTGGCCACCCACGTCGCGCACCGGCTGGGCGGCGAACGGTTCCCCGACGGTCAGCTCTACTGTGACCTGCGGGGGGCCGGCGCGGAGCCGGTCAGCGCGACGGACGTGCTCGGCCGGTTCCTGCGGGCGTTGGGCATTCCCGGCCCGGTGATCCCGGACGGCACGGACGAACGCGCCGAGATGTACCGGACGCTGCTGGCGTCCCGCCGGATGCTGGTGGTGCTCGACGACGCCGCCAGTGAACGGCAGATCAACCCGCTGCTGCCCGGCAGCAGCAGTTGCGCCGTGCTGGTGACCAGCCGGTCCCGGCTGACCGCGCTGCCCGGCGCGCAGCGGGTCGAGCTGGACGTGCTCGACCAGGAGCAGGCGCTGGAGCTGCTGGGCCGGGTGGTCGGCGACGAGCGGGTGGGCCGGGAGCCGGAGGCCGCGGCGGCGCTGGTGCGGACCGTCGGCGGGCTGCCGTTGGCGTTGCGGATCGTGGCCGCCCGGCTGGCCGCCCGGCCGCACTGGACGCTGGCGTCGATGGTGCACCGGCTGGCCAACGAGCGGCACCGCCTCGACGAGCTGGCGCACGGCGAGATGACCATGCGGGCCAGTCTGTCGCTGACCCATGACGGGCTCAACCGGGCGGACCGTCGGCTGCTGCGGTTGTTCAGTCTGGCCGAGGGGCCGACGGTGCCGGGCTGGATCGCCGGCGCGCTGCTCGACGACCACCGTCCGTTCCCGTCGGACCTGGTGGAACCGCTGGTCGACGTGCAGATGCTGGACGCCGTCGCGGTGGAACGCACCGGTGAGTTCCGGTACCGGTTCCACGAGGTGATCCGGCTGTTCGCCCGGGAGCAGCTGACCCTGCACGACAGCCCGGCCGTGCAGCTCGCGGCGACGGAACGGATGGTCGGCGGTTGGCTGGCGATCGCCGAGAAGGCGCACGCCCGGGTGTACGGCGGGGACTACACGGTGCTGCGCGGCACCGGGCCGCGGTGGCAGCCGCCGGAGAGCTACGTCGACCGGCTGCTGGTCGACCCGGTCGAGTGGCTCGACGGCGAGCAGGCCAACCTCTGCCTCGCCGTGGAGCAGGCCGCCCAGGCCGGGCTGGACGAACTCTGCTGGGACCTGACCACCACGCTGGTGACGCTGTTCGAGTCGCGCGGCTACTTCGACCTGTGGGAGCGGACGCACCGGCGGGCGCTGGAGGCGACCCGGGCGAACGACAACCGGCGGGGCACCGCGGCGGTGCTCAGCTCGCTGGGCACCATGCACATCAGCCGGCAGCAGCCGGAGGAGGCGCGGCAGGCGCTCGGCGCGGCCCGGGAGATCTTCGACGAGCTGGGTGACGTGCACGGGTTGGCGCTGTGCCGCCGGGACCTGGCCCTGCTCGACCGGCAGATCGGCGAGGACGACCGGGCCCTGGTGCTCTACGAGCACGCCGCGCGGGACTTCGAGAAGGTCGGTGACGTGGTGGGCCGGGCCACCGTGCTGACCCAGAGCGCGTACATCTGGATGCGGCGCGGGCACAGCGCGGTCGCGCACGCGCAACTGGAGGAGGCGCTGAGCGTCTTCCGGACGGTCGGCTACGCCCACGGCGAGGCGCACGCCCTGCGCCGGGCGGGCCAGGTGCTGTTACAGCGGGGTGAGCACGCGCAGGCGGAGCAGACGTTGACCGGTGTGCTGGAGATGGTGCGCCGCAGCCGCGACATCATCGGCGAGGGGCACCTGCTGCGCAACCTCGGCGAGGTGCACGCGGCCACCGGCCGGTACGAGCAGGCGCGGGACGCCTTCGAGCGGGCGCTGGCGGTGCGGGAGCAGATCATGGACCACGGCGGGGCGGCGGTGGTCCGGCTGGATCTGGCCCGGCTGCTGGTCCGGTTCGGTGCCGGGGCCGAGGCGGGGGCGCTGCTGGAGCAGGCCGGCGCGACCTTCGCGGCGCGGGGGATGCGGCACGAGCTGCGGGAGGCGGAGCGGCTGCTGGGGGAGCTCGCCACGCGGCGTCCGTCCGCCCCCTGA
- a CDS encoding nuclear transport factor 2 family protein, whose protein sequence is MSSHGGLRTRSAAVTAAGVDHVRLSYHYLDIGDIDAYGSLLDEHVQVRRPDLALGCGRAEVLRTHAQVAGPPSRHQIYKVIADGDAVAVTGRWTAPSTGRRDHRDGVDFVDVFTLTDEGMLLGYRRFYYLAPG, encoded by the coding sequence ATGAGCAGCCACGGGGGTTTACGGACGCGCAGCGCGGCCGTCACCGCAGCCGGCGTCGACCACGTTCGACTGTCGTACCACTACCTCGACATCGGCGACATCGACGCGTACGGCTCGCTGCTGGACGAGCACGTGCAGGTACGGCGTCCGGACCTGGCCCTGGGCTGTGGTCGCGCCGAGGTGCTGCGGACGCACGCCCAGGTCGCGGGTCCGCCGTCCCGGCACCAGATCTACAAGGTCATCGCCGACGGTGACGCGGTGGCGGTGACCGGCCGGTGGACCGCGCCGTCGACCGGCCGGCGCGACCACCGCGACGGCGTCGACTTCGTCGACGTCTTCACCCTCACCGACGAGGGGATGCTGCTCGGGTACCGCCGGTTCTACTACCTCGCCCCCGGCTGA
- a CDS encoding STM4015 family protein — protein MIRSHASSFAGLPVLPYTPGMALPEDPAAVAWRLAVEDFEADPEEFAELVATFRKEVPGAAVRALVVGEWGCAYDSPLPVGLLVDAAAEWTGLRAVFLADLVSEECEISWLTHGDITGLLTGYPTLEVLWVRGGTGLRLEPVRHAGLRELRFESGGLPGQVVRAVGESDLPALERLDCWLGRQEYGGDATVGDLGPVLAGAGLPALRHLALANSEIADPTMSAVAAAPVVGRLTVLDLSMGVLTDEGLDALLAGQPLTHLRRLDLSRTYLSDEARQRAVAALPGVEVDVSEPQSVHVYNGREFRFTAVGE, from the coding sequence GTGATCAGATCGCACGCGTCGTCGTTCGCCGGGCTGCCGGTGCTGCCGTACACCCCGGGGATGGCCCTGCCCGAGGATCCGGCGGCGGTGGCCTGGCGGCTGGCGGTGGAGGACTTCGAGGCCGACCCCGAGGAGTTCGCCGAGCTGGTCGCGACGTTCCGCAAGGAGGTGCCCGGCGCGGCGGTACGGGCGCTGGTGGTCGGCGAGTGGGGCTGTGCGTACGATTCGCCGCTGCCGGTCGGGTTGCTGGTGGACGCCGCCGCCGAGTGGACCGGGCTGCGCGCGGTGTTCCTCGCCGACCTGGTCAGTGAGGAGTGCGAGATCTCCTGGCTGACCCACGGCGACATCACCGGACTGCTGACCGGCTACCCGACCTTGGAGGTGCTGTGGGTGCGCGGCGGCACCGGGCTACGGCTGGAGCCGGTACGGCACGCCGGCCTGCGGGAGCTGCGGTTCGAGTCCGGCGGGCTGCCGGGGCAGGTGGTCCGGGCGGTGGGCGAGAGCGACCTGCCGGCGCTGGAGCGGCTGGACTGCTGGCTGGGCCGGCAGGAGTACGGCGGCGACGCCACCGTCGGGGACCTGGGGCCGGTGCTGGCCGGCGCGGGGCTGCCGGCGCTGCGGCACCTGGCGTTGGCCAACAGCGAGATCGCGGACCCGACGATGTCGGCGGTCGCCGCCGCGCCGGTGGTCGGCCGGCTGACGGTGCTCGACCTGTCGATGGGCGTGCTCACCGACGAGGGGCTGGACGCCCTGCTGGCCGGGCAGCCGCTGACCCACCTGCGCCGGCTCGACCTGAGCCGGACCTACCTGTCCGACGAGGCCCGCCAGCGTGCGGTGGCCGCGCTGCCGGGTGTGGAGGTCGACGTGTCGGAGCCGCAGTCGGTGCACGTGTACAACGGCCGGGAGTTCCGGTTCACCGCGGTCGGTGAGTGA
- a CDS encoding NADP oxidoreductase — translation MNRYRFAVVGAGPAGAYTTSALLTGTAAAGVPAQVDLLDRLPTPWGLVRSGVAPDHPQTRSVTRVFERVVDHPDARFLGGIEIGRDLTHHDLLELYDAVVYATGAPDDRPLAVPGAEPPVAVPGVDLPRAVPGVDLPRAVPGVDLPRAVPGVDLPGSLAAGRFVRWYNGHPDAADERIVLDHHRAVVVGNGNVALDCARLLVRDPTELARTDIADPALAAFTDSRIREVVVLGRRHPARAAFTLPELAELGRLTGVDVVVDAPDLAGDGPVLDALRDLAARPVHPGRRRLVLRFQVSPVALVGERRVTALDLVHNDIVDGRVQPTGRTERLDCGLVVHAVGFRGRPLPGVPFDERHGHVAHTAGRVAPRVYVAGWAKRGPSGVVGTNRKCATETVAGVLADLADGTLRAGGHDPDKTLAQLRDRCPDLVTLDGWRRIDAAELAAGAAQGRPRVRFTTTAALLAAARGPGSAPDPSPRRR, via the coding sequence GTGAACCGGTACCGGTTCGCGGTGGTCGGCGCCGGCCCCGCCGGGGCCTACACCACCAGCGCCCTGCTCACCGGCACCGCCGCCGCCGGGGTGCCGGCCCAGGTCGACCTGCTGGACCGGCTGCCCACCCCGTGGGGGCTGGTCCGCTCCGGCGTGGCCCCCGACCACCCGCAGACCAGATCGGTGACCCGGGTCTTCGAACGCGTCGTCGACCACCCCGACGCGCGGTTCCTCGGCGGGATCGAGATCGGCCGCGACCTCACCCACCACGACCTGCTGGAACTGTACGACGCGGTGGTCTACGCCACCGGCGCGCCGGACGACCGGCCGCTCGCCGTCCCCGGCGCTGAGCCGCCTGTCGCCGTCCCCGGCGTCGACCTGCCCCGCGCCGTCCCCGGCGTCGACCTGCCCCGCGCCGTCCCCGGCGTCGACCTGCCCCGCGCCGTCCCCGGCGTCGACCTGCCCGGAAGTCTGGCCGCCGGCCGGTTCGTCCGGTGGTACAACGGCCACCCGGACGCCGCCGACGAACGGATCGTGCTGGACCACCACCGCGCGGTGGTGGTCGGCAACGGCAATGTGGCCCTCGACTGCGCCCGGCTGCTGGTCCGCGACCCGACCGAACTGGCCCGGACCGACATCGCCGACCCGGCGCTGGCCGCGTTCACCGACAGCCGGATCCGCGAGGTGGTCGTCCTCGGTCGCCGGCACCCCGCCCGGGCCGCGTTCACCCTTCCCGAACTCGCCGAACTCGGCCGGCTGACCGGCGTCGACGTGGTCGTCGACGCGCCGGACCTGGCCGGCGACGGCCCGGTCCTCGACGCGCTGCGCGACCTCGCCGCCCGTCCGGTGCACCCCGGCCGGCGGCGGCTCGTCCTCCGGTTCCAGGTCTCCCCGGTCGCGCTGGTCGGTGAGCGCCGGGTGACCGCGCTCGACCTGGTGCACAACGACATCGTCGACGGACGGGTGCAGCCCACCGGGCGCACCGAACGGCTCGACTGCGGGCTCGTCGTACACGCCGTCGGCTTCCGGGGCCGCCCGCTGCCCGGCGTACCGTTCGACGAGCGGCACGGGCACGTGGCGCACACCGCCGGTCGGGTCGCCCCGCGCGTCTACGTGGCAGGCTGGGCGAAGCGTGGGCCGTCCGGCGTGGTCGGCACCAACCGCAAGTGCGCCACCGAGACCGTCGCCGGAGTGCTCGCCGACCTCGCCGACGGCACGCTGCGCGCCGGTGGGCACGACCCGGACAAGACCCTGGCCCAGCTCCGGGACCGGTGCCCCGACCTGGTCACCCTGGACGGCTGGCGGCGGATCGACGCCGCCGAGCTGGCCGCCGGGGCCGCCCAGGGCCGACCCCGGGTCCGGTTCACCACCACCGCTGCGCTGCTCGCCGCCGCGCGCGGGCCCGGCTCCGCACCGGACCCGTCGCCCCGCCGACGGTAG
- a CDS encoding MmgE/PrpD family protein — translation MNSDEVAHRVAGLTFDTIPASARQRARERLRDTIGTALGGSRTSAARNAHRAMAADLGGFHALAPGAPARTATAAAFVSAVAASALDYDDGHYLGGAIHPSSVVVPAVLVAASDRPVPFADLLAAQVAGFEVAVRVAHLLWPRYDTARWFCTGTAGAVGAAAAAAKVRGGDADTIRRAMLVAWAHAPTAALQWPTVKEAIGWSAATGVTAARLAENGWMATPDGAAVPPAPAIFPPTPLEEPHAVDDPFVASLGEVFEIERSYLKPYSACRYTHTAVDALRALTADGLRPEHVRSIRVATHRWATFLTHHRPPSLEHAQYSYPFVLAAATVDGTAGPDQIAEHRLTDPAILDLAARIEVVHDPALDAHLPQHYGTTVEVTLTGGGTLRPEPRLVARGDPADPLDEAELAAKFTALVAPVSADGGDELRQALAADSDSATLWQAVARTGGDA, via the coding sequence GTGAACAGTGATGAGGTCGCCCACCGCGTCGCCGGTCTGACCTTCGACACGATCCCCGCGTCGGCCCGCCAGCGGGCCCGGGAACGGTTGCGGGACACCATCGGCACCGCCCTCGGCGGTAGCCGTACCAGCGCCGCCCGGAACGCGCACCGGGCGATGGCCGCCGACCTCGGCGGATTCCACGCCCTCGCCCCCGGCGCGCCCGCCCGCACCGCCACCGCCGCCGCGTTCGTCAGCGCCGTCGCGGCCAGCGCCCTCGACTACGACGACGGGCACTACCTCGGTGGGGCCATCCACCCGTCGTCGGTCGTCGTACCGGCGGTGCTGGTGGCCGCGTCCGACCGGCCGGTACCGTTCGCCGACCTGCTCGCCGCGCAGGTCGCCGGGTTCGAGGTGGCGGTCCGGGTCGCCCACCTGCTCTGGCCCCGGTACGACACCGCCCGCTGGTTCTGCACCGGCACCGCCGGCGCGGTCGGCGCGGCGGCGGCCGCCGCGAAGGTACGCGGCGGCGACGCCGACACCATCCGCCGGGCCATGCTGGTCGCCTGGGCGCACGCCCCCACCGCCGCGTTGCAGTGGCCCACCGTGAAGGAGGCGATCGGCTGGTCGGCGGCGACCGGCGTGACCGCCGCCCGGCTGGCCGAGAACGGCTGGATGGCCACGCCGGACGGAGCCGCCGTGCCGCCCGCCCCGGCCATCTTCCCGCCCACCCCGCTGGAGGAGCCGCACGCCGTCGACGACCCGTTCGTCGCGTCGCTGGGCGAGGTCTTCGAGATCGAACGTTCCTACCTGAAGCCCTACTCGGCCTGCCGGTACACCCACACCGCGGTGGACGCGCTGCGCGCGCTGACCGCCGACGGGCTGCGCCCGGAGCACGTCCGGTCGATCCGCGTCGCCACCCACCGGTGGGCCACCTTCCTCACCCACCACCGCCCGCCGTCTCTCGAACACGCCCAGTACAGCTACCCGTTCGTGCTCGCCGCCGCCACCGTCGACGGCACGGCCGGTCCGGACCAGATCGCCGAACACCGGCTCACCGATCCGGCCATCCTGGACCTGGCCGCCCGGATCGAGGTCGTCCACGACCCGGCCCTCGACGCCCACCTGCCGCAGCACTACGGCACCACCGTCGAGGTCACCCTCACCGGTGGCGGCACCCTGCGTCCGGAACCCCGGCTGGTCGCCCGGGGCGACCCCGCCGACCCGCTCGACGAGGCCGAACTCGCGGCGAAGTTCACCGCCCTGGTGGCCCCGGTGTCCGCCGACGGCGGGGACGAACTCCGGCAGGCCCTCGCCGCCGACAGCGACAGCGCGACGCTGTGGCAGGCGGTCGCCCGCACCGGAGGTGACGCGTGA
- a CDS encoding GntR family transcriptional regulator, which yields MASRPFQKPPTQVEAVLLELRRALLEGDYPAGTRLNVDGISKTLGVSRAPVRDALRILEGEQQVIYEPHRGYCVPEMRLDDLFDLYRIRELLESEAAALAVPLLTPDDIAALRTSAEVVSRALAEGNRVTATYANRELHFRLFESPGHEQLVTSIRQAWNADAYRALYLRDLESAAASAREHDAIVDAAAEGDVSRVILLQNAHRDGELRSLLRMLTDRFPGAEDTATEQWRATTGVEAFAETA from the coding sequence ATGGCGAGCAGGCCCTTCCAGAAGCCGCCCACCCAGGTCGAGGCGGTGCTGTTGGAGCTGCGCCGCGCGTTGCTCGAGGGCGACTATCCCGCCGGCACCCGGCTCAACGTCGACGGGATCTCCAAGACCCTCGGGGTCAGCCGCGCCCCGGTCCGCGACGCGTTGCGCATCCTGGAGGGGGAACAGCAGGTCATCTACGAGCCGCACCGTGGCTACTGCGTCCCGGAGATGCGGCTGGACGACCTGTTCGACCTGTACCGCATCCGGGAGCTGCTGGAGTCGGAGGCCGCCGCGCTGGCCGTGCCGCTGCTCACGCCGGACGACATCGCGGCGCTGCGCACCTCGGCCGAGGTGGTCTCCCGCGCGCTGGCCGAGGGCAACCGGGTGACCGCCACCTACGCCAACCGGGAGCTGCACTTCCGGCTCTTCGAGTCGCCCGGCCACGAGCAGCTGGTGACCTCGATCCGGCAGGCCTGGAACGCCGACGCGTACCGGGCGCTGTACCTGCGGGACCTGGAGAGCGCGGCGGCCAGCGCCCGCGAACACGACGCGATCGTCGACGCCGCCGCCGAGGGCGACGTGTCCCGGGTCATCCTGCTGCAGAACGCCCACCGGGACGGGGAGCTGCGGTCCCTGCTGCGGATGCTCACCGACCGGTTCCCCGGCGCGGAGGACACCGCGACCGAGCAGTGGCGGGCGACCACCGGCGTGGAAGCGTTCGCGGAGACCGCCTGA
- a CDS encoding amidohydrolase — translation MNEEVAIRRRLHANPERGFCEYRTTCLVVARLRELGAEVALGADIMVPELRMGVPGDVDRAWREALDEGLDPQTMAALRHGTTGAVGILRGRRPGRVVAVRADIDALPLTEDGDDGHRPHRLGFASTRPGTMHACGHDGHTAIALGLARRLADRDFAGTVKLLFQPAEEGLRGGRAMAASGVLDDVDDLICIHLGLGAPTGTVHPRTHGALASVKLRATFTGVAAHAGLAPEHGRSALLAAAAGALAVHAVGQHGSAATRVNVGALDCPGASNVVPASATLDLEVRADDTAACDLLADRVTAALRGSAAAYGVTCALETTGHAPQVRCDADLADRIAAVAARVPAVTAVGGSLADRASDDAAWLLDRVRAHGGRGTYLVIGADQAGGHHQSTFDIDEDALGVGVDLLDRVVRTLGAAC, via the coding sequence GTGAACGAGGAGGTCGCGATCCGGCGGAGGCTGCACGCGAACCCGGAACGCGGCTTCTGCGAGTACCGGACCACCTGCCTGGTGGTGGCCCGGCTGCGGGAGCTGGGGGCCGAGGTGGCGCTCGGCGCCGACATCATGGTGCCCGAGCTGCGGATGGGCGTACCCGGGGACGTCGACCGGGCCTGGCGGGAGGCGTTGGACGAGGGCCTCGACCCGCAGACCATGGCGGCCCTGCGGCACGGGACGACCGGCGCGGTCGGCATCCTGCGTGGACGCCGGCCCGGCCGGGTCGTCGCGGTCCGCGCCGACATCGACGCCCTGCCGCTGACCGAGGACGGCGACGACGGGCACCGCCCGCACCGGCTCGGGTTCGCCTCCACCCGGCCCGGCACGATGCACGCCTGCGGCCACGACGGACACACCGCGATCGCGCTCGGGCTGGCCCGCCGGCTCGCCGACCGCGACTTCGCCGGCACCGTCAAGCTGCTGTTCCAGCCCGCCGAGGAGGGACTGCGCGGCGGACGGGCGATGGCCGCCTCCGGGGTGCTCGACGACGTCGACGACCTGATCTGCATCCACCTCGGGCTGGGCGCGCCGACCGGCACCGTCCACCCGCGCACCCACGGCGCGCTGGCCTCGGTCAAGCTCCGGGCCACCTTCACCGGCGTGGCCGCGCACGCCGGTCTCGCCCCGGAACACGGTCGCAGCGCATTGCTCGCCGCCGCGGCCGGCGCGCTGGCCGTGCACGCCGTCGGGCAGCACGGATCCGCGGCCACCCGGGTCAACGTCGGTGCCCTCGACTGTCCCGGCGCGTCGAACGTGGTACCGGCGTCGGCCACCCTCGACCTGGAGGTACGCGCCGACGACACCGCCGCCTGCGACCTGCTGGCCGACCGGGTCACCGCCGCGCTGCGGGGCAGCGCCGCCGCGTACGGGGTGACCTGCGCGCTGGAGACCACCGGGCACGCCCCGCAGGTGCGCTGCGACGCCGACCTCGCCGACCGGATCGCCGCCGTCGCCGCCCGGGTGCCCGCCGTGACGGCCGTCGGCGGGTCGCTGGCGGACCGGGCCAGCGACGACGCCGCCTGGCTGCTCGACCGGGTACGCGCGCACGGCGGCCGGGGCACCTACCTGGTGATCGGGGCGGACCAGGCCGGCGGCCACCACCAGAGCACCTTCGACATCGACGAGGACGCGCTCGGCGTCGGGGTGGACCTGCTCGACCGGGTGGTCCGGACGCTGGGCGCGGCGTGCTGA
- a CDS encoding M24 family metallopeptidase has protein sequence MTDEPVRTVPRAVQQDRIARVRQECARRGLAGILLFDQASLFYLFGYDQIGYWVFQTVYLPTDPELPPAAICRAPDEHMIRGTGLVDDVRVWYDESPDTPGDLVAALLDDRQVAPGAAVGIELLTHALLPAYHQDLRQRLDGRVVLTDASSVVGDLRVVKDQHEIAWFREAAHQLDAAFRVARDAVGEGVPETEVHRAIVGELYRLGGDPPAIPPPIASGPRTLTQTHGAATTRRMRAGETVVIEIGASATRYHAVGAVSYAVGRPDPAVARLHETMVETLEAGFAAFVPGRPIAEVSRLVQRLLTERGVSRAGRHVGYGTGIGFPPTWLENLRIKATEPRVLVPGMTFFYFIGLPGPDGSSLYLGEPVLITDTGHERVAPPDYRNWIR, from the coding sequence ATGACCGACGAACCCGTCCGGACCGTCCCCCGGGCCGTCCAGCAGGACCGGATCGCCCGGGTCCGGCAGGAGTGCGCGCGGCGCGGACTCGCCGGCATCCTCCTGTTCGACCAGGCGTCACTGTTCTACCTGTTCGGCTACGACCAGATCGGCTACTGGGTCTTCCAGACCGTCTACCTGCCGACCGACCCGGAACTGCCCCCGGCCGCCATCTGCCGGGCCCCCGACGAGCACATGATCCGGGGCACCGGCCTGGTCGACGACGTCCGGGTCTGGTACGACGAGTCCCCGGACACCCCCGGCGACCTGGTCGCCGCACTGCTGGACGACCGGCAGGTCGCCCCGGGCGCGGCGGTCGGGATCGAACTGCTCACCCACGCCCTGCTGCCCGCCTACCACCAGGACCTGCGGCAGCGGCTCGACGGCCGGGTGGTCCTCACCGACGCGTCCTCGGTGGTGGGTGACCTGCGGGTGGTCAAGGACCAGCACGAGATCGCCTGGTTCCGGGAGGCCGCGCACCAGCTCGACGCGGCGTTCCGGGTCGCCCGGGACGCGGTGGGGGAGGGGGTGCCCGAGACCGAGGTGCACCGGGCGATCGTCGGTGAGCTGTACCGGCTCGGCGGCGACCCGCCGGCGATCCCGCCACCGATCGCCTCCGGTCCGCGTACCCTCACCCAGACCCACGGGGCGGCGACCACCCGCCGGATGCGGGCCGGCGAGACGGTGGTCATCGAGATCGGCGCGTCCGCCACCCGCTACCACGCCGTCGGCGCGGTCAGCTACGCCGTCGGCCGACCCGACCCGGCGGTCGCCCGGCTGCACGAGACCATGGTGGAGACCCTCGAAGCCGGCTTCGCGGCGTTCGTGCCGGGGCGACCCATCGCCGAGGTGAGCCGGCTGGTGCAGCGGCTGCTGACCGAACGCGGGGTGTCCCGGGCCGGCCGGCACGTCGGCTACGGCACCGGGATCGGCTTCCCGCCCACCTGGCTGGAGAACCTGCGGATCAAGGCCACCGAGCCGCGCGTCCTGGTCCCCGGCATGACCTTCTTCTACTTCATCGGCCTGCCCGGCCCGGACGGCTCCAGCCTCTACCTGGGCGAGCCGGTGCTGATCACCGACACCGGCCACGAGCGGGTCGCGCCACCCGACTACCGGAACTGGATCCGGTGA